In the genome of Rubripirellula tenax, one region contains:
- a CDS encoding DUF1697 domain-containing protein — MNTWIALFRGINVGGRNKMPMAPLRLALESIGCRSVQTYIQSGNVLFDSAAKSKAKLTRLVGDATESEFGFRPTVLLLTAAEFHSAIANNPFPDAVVDPKTLHFFFLDSVPTSPDNDGLASLATSTERYQLVDSVFYLHAPDGFGRSKLASAVERKLGVATTARNYKTIHHLAAKLNAGRASKCRSTR, encoded by the coding sequence ATGAATACCTGGATCGCTCTGTTTCGAGGAATCAACGTCGGCGGTCGGAACAAGATGCCGATGGCTCCGTTGAGGTTGGCGTTGGAATCGATCGGTTGCCGATCGGTGCAAACGTATATCCAAAGCGGAAACGTGCTGTTCGATTCTGCTGCCAAGTCGAAAGCCAAGCTTACCCGTTTGGTTGGCGACGCTACTGAATCGGAATTTGGCTTTCGTCCGACCGTCTTGCTTTTGACTGCCGCCGAATTCCATTCCGCGATCGCGAATAACCCGTTTCCAGATGCTGTCGTCGACCCGAAGACGCTCCACTTCTTCTTTCTTGATTCTGTCCCGACGTCACCCGACAACGACGGGCTTGCAAGCCTCGCCACATCGACAGAACGCTATCAGTTGGTCGATAGTGTTTTCTACTTGCACGCACCCGACGGTTTCGGGCGTTCTAAGCTTGCATCGGCAGTTGAACGCAAACTTGGTGTGGCGACAACGGCTCGCAACTACAAGACGATCCACCATTTGGCGGCGAAGCTGAATGCAGGCAGAGCGTCAAAGTGTCGATCGACTAGGTAA
- a CDS encoding GNAT family N-acetyltransferase, producing MTHVPIDFTIVHGIPEAMRLPAAALYEDAFGPKFAVAIPCAEHRHALLSESLNLDYAFAAIKDDGLIGLAGYKTHEGSLTDGMTYSSLIKHAGVIRGNWAALVFSLYERSLTNGQLLMDGIVVDPSMRGQGVGTQLLHELMQFAGISGFESVRLDVVETNPNARRMYERNGFAVTRIERFGYLRWLLGFGASATLERATAVKVS from the coding sequence ATGACTCACGTTCCCATTGATTTCACGATCGTTCACGGAATTCCCGAGGCGATGCGATTGCCTGCTGCGGCACTGTACGAAGACGCGTTTGGTCCGAAGTTCGCCGTTGCGATTCCTTGTGCCGAACATCGCCATGCGTTGTTGTCGGAATCGCTGAATCTTGACTACGCATTCGCTGCGATCAAAGACGATGGACTCATTGGGTTGGCTGGGTACAAGACGCATGAGGGATCGTTGACCGACGGGATGACCTACAGCTCTTTGATCAAGCACGCTGGAGTGATTCGCGGAAACTGGGCCGCGCTCGTATTCAGCTTGTATGAGCGATCGCTCACCAACGGACAGTTGTTGATGGATGGTATCGTTGTGGATCCCTCGATGCGTGGCCAAGGCGTCGGGACGCAACTACTTCATGAACTGATGCAGTTCGCAGGGATAAGTGGTTTCGAGTCGGTACGGCTAGATGTGGTGGAGACGAACCCGAACGCCCGCAGAATGTATGAGCGAAACGGTTTCGCGGTAACGCGAATCGAACGATTCGGTTATCTGCGTTGGCTTCTCGGTTTCGGAGCTTCCGCTACGCTGGAACGCGCAACCGCCGTCAAAGTATCGTAA
- a CDS encoding sulfatase family protein: MIADDMNWDDCGAYGHPAIRTPNLDRLAGEGLRFRHAYLTTNSCSPSRASIITGQYPHNTGAEQLHWPIPAGSKTFTNALRSRGYYTAAAGKWHMGDFIRDHFDKVYEASTAGFVLPSGIDGEPPKMIADQPSGCEDWERALEERDMSKPFCMWLAALDPHREYTDGALDPPHRAEDVIVPAHLPDTADVREDLRLYYDEIGRLDSYVGKVMAKLNHQGVAENTVVLFISDNGRPFPRDKTSLYDGGIRTPWIVRWPARIVAGNTTDALVSSVDIAKTFLELAGEPGWDAFGDREAKSFASVLFDPTRSHRQFAFAEDHWHDYEDHARCIVDHQYKLIRNDYPDLPPTPSADAGRGLSWQNMLKLENAGELTPQQQTCFRAPRPEWELFDLQRDPGELKNLMDDPAYTSIQERMTAELAAWTEQTGDYLPSKRTPDEFHRVTGEPDHSVRVRPRPSKQETFGTNGKY; encoded by the coding sequence ATGATCGCTGACGATATGAACTGGGACGATTGCGGCGCCTACGGGCATCCCGCCATCCGCACGCCGAATCTCGATCGGCTTGCCGGCGAGGGATTGCGGTTCCGACACGCGTACTTGACGACGAATTCGTGTAGTCCGTCGCGAGCAAGCATCATCACCGGCCAATACCCGCACAACACGGGCGCAGAACAGCTTCATTGGCCGATCCCGGCGGGAAGCAAGACATTCACCAACGCGCTGCGATCGCGAGGGTACTACACCGCCGCGGCTGGAAAGTGGCACATGGGCGATTTCATCCGTGACCACTTCGACAAAGTCTACGAAGCGTCGACGGCGGGTTTCGTCTTGCCGTCGGGCATCGACGGTGAACCGCCAAAAATGATTGCGGATCAACCCAGTGGTTGCGAGGATTGGGAAAGGGCACTGGAGGAGCGTGACATGTCGAAACCGTTTTGCATGTGGTTGGCGGCGCTCGATCCGCACCGTGAATACACTGACGGCGCACTCGATCCACCGCACCGTGCCGAAGACGTGATCGTTCCAGCGCACTTGCCCGACACGGCTGATGTTCGCGAAGACTTGCGTTTGTACTACGACGAAATCGGACGCCTGGACTCCTACGTTGGGAAGGTGATGGCGAAGCTGAACCATCAGGGCGTTGCCGAGAACACAGTGGTGTTGTTCATCAGCGACAACGGTCGGCCTTTTCCTCGTGATAAAACAAGTCTGTACGACGGCGGCATTCGAACGCCATGGATCGTCCGTTGGCCAGCCAGAATTGTGGCGGGGAATACGACGGATGCGCTTGTCAGTTCCGTGGACATCGCAAAGACTTTTTTGGAGCTCGCGGGTGAACCCGGTTGGGATGCGTTTGGCGATAGGGAAGCAAAGAGCTTTGCGTCGGTGCTATTCGATCCGACCCGATCCCATCGTCAATTCGCATTTGCCGAAGATCACTGGCACGATTACGAAGATCACGCTCGCTGCATCGTCGACCATCAATACAAACTGATTCGAAACGATTACCCCGACCTTCCGCCGACGCCGTCCGCCGATGCGGGACGCGGACTGTCATGGCAAAACATGTTGAAGCTGGAGAACGCGGGCGAGTTGACGCCACAGCAACAAACATGCTTCCGAGCCCCTCGCCCCGAATGGGAACTGTTCGACCTCCAGCGAGATCCGGGCGAGCTTAAGAATTTGATGGACGATCCCGCCTACACATCGATCCAAGAGCGGATGACTGCGGAACTTGCCGCGTGGACGGAACAAACCGGTGACTATCTGCCAAGCAAACGGACGCCGGACGAGTTCCATCGAGTCACCGGCGAGCCAGACCACAGCGTAAGGGTGCGACCGCGACCATCGAAGCAGGAAACGTTCGGCACCAACGGAAAGTACTAA
- a CDS encoding sulfatase family protein → MKIRNAAMFHAIGMVLFAMVANSPVNADESSDHESRRPNILWVMIEDWSPDLSCYGTKGIQTPHVDKLASQGIRYESAFTTSPVCSTSRSAMMTGFHQNYIGANQHREYNKKPLPHGIKPIPHLFQDAGYFTALMSYKTDCNFTPDSKSELFMGEDWSERKPDQPFFARMTFGETHRAWNRDPERSIDISDVELPPYYPDTPFCRRDWANGLEQMQVVDRKIGALLKRLDDEGLSENTIVFFLGDHGRCHIRGKQFLYDGGIRIPMIMRWPGKVQPGQVSSDLVMSIDICATILEAAGIKAPVPLHGKSLFSDEVKNRKYVFAARDKMDETHDSMRAIRSRDFKLIQNLMPERPWCQFNRYKEGSYPMLAALNVMNMKGDLTPEQAVFMGATKPEVELFDLRSDPFEVRNLAGDPKYADVQAELLKELNDWRENVIHDQGVTDEFRAVDVFPESNPDSTVNDWVTDNAGNYDFNKHGWPAWYPTRTLAEWESTLATWEPYVFRAPDEVMPRPGVVHSKSKKKPKPNKQKAGKKQ, encoded by the coding sequence ATGAAAATCAGAAATGCGGCGATGTTTCATGCCATCGGTATGGTCCTATTCGCGATGGTCGCAAACTCGCCCGTGAATGCGGACGAGTCAAGCGACCACGAATCCCGTCGGCCAAACATCCTTTGGGTCATGATCGAAGACTGGTCGCCGGATTTGTCCTGCTATGGAACAAAAGGAATCCAGACGCCGCATGTCGACAAGCTCGCATCGCAAGGCATCCGTTACGAATCCGCATTTACTACGTCGCCGGTTTGTTCGACTTCTCGATCGGCGATGATGACGGGGTTCCATCAAAACTACATCGGTGCGAACCAACACCGCGAATACAACAAGAAACCGCTGCCGCATGGGATCAAGCCGATTCCGCATCTGTTTCAAGACGCGGGCTATTTCACGGCTCTGATGAGTTACAAGACCGATTGCAACTTCACGCCCGACAGCAAGTCGGAATTGTTCATGGGTGAGGATTGGTCTGAGCGAAAACCCGACCAGCCATTCTTTGCAAGAATGACGTTTGGCGAGACGCACCGGGCTTGGAATCGCGATCCCGAACGATCGATCGATATTAGCGACGTCGAACTGCCGCCGTACTACCCCGATACACCGTTCTGTCGCCGCGATTGGGCGAACGGGCTCGAGCAGATGCAAGTCGTCGATCGTAAAATCGGTGCATTGCTGAAGCGACTTGATGACGAGGGCCTTTCCGAAAACACGATCGTGTTCTTCCTTGGTGACCATGGACGGTGCCACATTCGCGGGAAGCAGTTCTTGTACGATGGCGGCATTCGCATCCCGATGATCATGCGTTGGCCCGGCAAAGTTCAGCCCGGACAAGTCAGCAGCGATTTGGTCATGTCGATCGACATCTGTGCAACGATTCTGGAAGCCGCTGGCATCAAGGCGCCGGTTCCGCTACACGGAAAGAGTCTGTTCAGCGACGAAGTAAAGAATCGCAAGTATGTTTTTGCAGCTCGCGACAAGATGGACGAAACGCACGATTCAATGCGTGCGATTCGGTCTCGCGATTTCAAGTTGATCCAGAATTTGATGCCAGAGCGTCCTTGGTGCCAATTCAATCGGTACAAAGAAGGTTCGTATCCGATGCTGGCGGCACTGAACGTCATGAACATGAAGGGCGATCTGACACCCGAACAAGCCGTTTTCATGGGGGCAACCAAGCCCGAAGTTGAGCTGTTTGATCTGCGCAGCGATCCGTTCGAGGTTCGAAATCTGGCGGGCGACCCAAAATACGCTGACGTTCAGGCCGAGCTCCTGAAAGAATTGAACGATTGGCGAGAGAACGTGATTCACGACCAAGGTGTGACCGATGAATTTCGCGCCGTCGATGTCTTCCCCGAATCCAATCCCGATTCGACGGTGAACGATTGGGTGACGGATAACGCTGGCAATTATGACTTCAACAAACATGGCTGGCCCGCGTGGTATCCCACCAGAACTTTAGCTGAATGGGAAAGTACGCTGGCGACTTGGGAGCCCTATGTGTTTCGCGCGCCCGACGAAGTGATGCCGCGACCTGGCGTGGTTCATTCGAAGTCAAAAAAGAAACCAAAGCCGAACAAGCAAAAAGCGGGTAAGAAACAGTGA